One genomic window of Gossypium hirsutum isolate 1008001.06 chromosome D11, Gossypium_hirsutum_v2.1, whole genome shotgun sequence includes the following:
- the LOC121223426 gene encoding disease resistance protein RPV1 → MLSLPSTSSSISRKKYDVFLSFRGEDTRKNFTDHLYHALKRSGIITFRDDPKLEAGEEIAPELFKAIQQSWCSVIVFSESYATSGWCLDELTEIVKQKNDKGYKVFPVFYDVDPSDLRKQKGKVEEAFVEHEKRYDEDKLQRWRNTLTQVANIKGWHLNHRHETEFIGDIVKKITARLCETYPIAHDELVGISSRLKELYAKIDIGEDDVRVIGICEMGGIGKTTLARVAYTQMSSHFEGKSFLAEVRHVSNKCGLVSLQKQLLSQILPDECFNFFNVYQGNFIINHRLSNKRVLIVLDDVDNLQHLKCLIGRRDWFGLGSRIIVTTRDEHLLRSYRVDDVYKPTTLNDSDAFRLFNLKAFGCENVPKEDFIELVEHVVGYAGGLPLALEILGSFLCDRDAIQWRSAIERLKRDSNKEILDRLQISFDGLEEREKKIFLDIACFFNGEEKDFVMKVLDGCEFFPDIGIDILIKKSLLTVNKYNQLRMHDLLQEMGRKIVREKSIDELGKRCRLWEERDVYHVLTTKTGTEMIEGIIIDNKREMNKTLTLSADAFLKMKRLRLLRVICHSNCRDLVYLSSELRLLDWTGYPFKSLPLSFKPENLVAILLSYSNIEQPWKENKPMHKLKVINLQGSENLIKTPNFKTAPNIESLVLEGCTRLSYVDPSVGVLKRLKLLNLRGCKSLRSLPTKIGMESLEELILSGCSNLKSFPEIDGKMECLLRLYLDGTNIEQIPPSIGHLSSLVLLNLKDCRNLVSLPGSIGGCTSLKTLNLSGCYKVENLPENL, encoded by the exons ATGTTGTCGTTGCCTTCAACTTCATCCTCCATTTCTAGAAAGAAATATGATGTCTTCTTAAGTTTTAGAGGTGAAGATACCCGCAAAAACTTCACTGATCATCTTTATCATGCTCTGAAAAGGAGTGGAATAATCACCTTCAGGGATGATCCAAAGCTGGAGGCCGGCGAAGAGATCGCGCCAGAACTGTTTAAAGCCATTCAGCAGTCATGGTGCTCCGTAATCGTATTTTCAGAATCTTATGCTACTTCGGGTTGGTGCTTGGACGAACTTACTGAGATTGTTAAGCAGAAAAACGACAAGGGTTATAAAGTGTTTCCAGTTTTCTATGACGTGGATCCATCTGATTTAAGAAAACAGAAAGGAAAAGTTGAAGAAGCCTTTGTGGAACATGAAAAGAGATATGATGAAGATAAGCTGCAAAGGTGGCGAAATACTTTGACTCAAGTCGCAAACATTAAGGGATGGCATCTAAATCACAG GCATGAAACCGAATTTATTGGAgacattgttaaaaaaataacagCAAGATTGTGCGAAACATATCCAATTGCCCATGATGAGTTGGTTGGAATTAGTTCACGCTTGAAGGAGCTATATGCGAAAATAGACATTGGTGAAGATGATGTCCGCGTTATCGGAATTTGTGAAATGGGTGGCATCGGTAAAACGACGCTTGCAAGAGTTGCTTACACTCAAATGTCATCTCATTTTGAAGGTAAAAGCTTTCTTGCTGAGGTTCGACACGTTTCAAACAAATGTGGACTTGTTTCGTTACAGAAACAACTTCTTTCCCAAATCTTGCCTGATGAATGCTTTAATTTCTTCAATGTTTACCAAGGAAATTTCATTATTAACCACAGGTTATCTAACAAAAGGGTTCTTATTGTTCTTGATGATGTTGATAACCTACAACACTTAAAATGTTTGATTGGAAGGCGTGATTGGTTCGGTTTAGGGAGTAGAATTATTGTAACAACAAGAGACGAACATTTGCTCCGATCTTACCGAGTTGATGATGTATATAAGCCTACAACATTGAATGATAGTGATGCATTTCGACTTTTCAATTTGAAAGCTTTCGGTTGCGAGAATGTGCCAAAAGAGGATTTCATTGAGCTTGTTGAACATGTTGTAGGTTATGCCGGTGGACTCCCTTTAGCTCTTGAAATTTTGGGTTCTTTTCTGTGCGATAGAGATGCAATTCAATGGAGAAGTGCAATAGAAAGACTCAAAAGAGATTCTAACAAAGAAATTCTTGACAGACTTCAAATAAGCTTTGATGGATTGGAAGAAAGGGAGAAGAAAATATTTCTAGATATAGCATGCTTCTTTAACGGGGAGGAGAAAGATTTTGTAATGAAAGTACTAGATGGTTGCGAGTTTTTTCCCGATATTGGAATTGATATTCTCATTAAAAAATCTCTACTAACCGTTAATAAATACAATCAATTGCGGATGCATGACTTGCTACAAGAAATGGGAAGAAAAATTGTTAGAGAAAAATCTATTGATGAACTTGGAAAACGTTGTAGATTGTGGGAGGAAAGAGATGTCTATCATGTGCTAACAACAAAAACA ggtacAGAAATGATTGAAGGTATAATCATTGACAATAAAAG GGAAATGAACAAGACTCTTACTTTGAGCGCGGATGCCTTCTTGAAGATGAAAAGATTAAGACTACTTAGAGTCATTTGTCACTCAAATTGTCGTGATCTTGTATATCTTTCTAGTGAGCTACGGCTTTTAGATTGGACGGGATATCCTTTCAAATCCCTACCTTTAAGCTTCAAACCAGAAAACCTTGTTGCAATTCTCCTATCTTATAGCAACATTGAACAACCGTGGAAGGAAAACAAA CCCATGCATAAGTTGAAAGTGATCAACCTCCAAGGGTCTGAAAACTTGATCAAGACACCAAACTTCAAAACGGCCCCAAATATTGAAAGTTTGGTTTTGGAAGGTTGTACTAGATTATCGTATGTTGATCCATCCGTTGGAGTTCTTAAGAGGCTTAAGCTTTTGAATTTAAGAGGCTGCAAAAGTCTTAGGAGTCTTCCAACCAAAATTGGAATGGAATCTCTTGAAGAATTAATTCTTTCAGGTTGCTCAAATCTTAAAAGCTTTCCGGAGATTGATGGTAAGATGGAATGTCTGCTAAGACTTTATTTAGATGGAACAAACATTGAACAAATTCCCCCTTCAATTGGACATCTGAGCAGTCttgttttgttaaatttgaaaGATTGCAGGAACCTTGTGAGTCTCCCAGGGAGCATAGGTGGGTGTACAAGTTTAAAAACTCTTAATCTTTCTGGCTGTTATAAAGTTGAAAATTTACCAGAGAATTTGTAG